tgggcaagttggatcctgtcccagctgactatgggtgagaggcaaggtacacctcaGTTGTTAGgtatgacattgggcataccgaacaacctgtgttttctctctctttcccccccatctgtccctctgagttacatgtcagtcctgggatcgagatgctgacctcttctgctcctcggacctgcctgatccatcctggtgccctgtgtctggttggagtctcatcgcatcgctcctgtggaggacggcccaatatggacagttgaaagtcatatttggaggacgctctggactcttacagtaatgcttttatggctgaggactacagttgacttgctaacttgaggactgcagttgtcatgaacagttttgcactcaagtttccatcaattaagtgtttataacatcaacgacactgacttcatgttaaaactgttaatgttatagtcatgttgcctgttgttgcccaaacgaggatgagttcccttttgaggtttcttcctcatgttgtctaaaGGAGTTTTTCCTcgtcaccgtcgccacaggcttgctcattgcagatagattagggataaaattagctcatgttttaagtcattcaaattctgtaaagctgctttgtgacaatgtttattgttaaaagcgctatacaaataaacttgacttgacactctggacaagtcaccaggtcatcacagggctgacgcagagacaaacaaccattcacacactcattcacacctacggtcagtttagagccaccaagtaatctaacctgcatgtctttggactgtgcaggaaacccacgcagacatggggagaacatgcaaacgccacacagaaaggcctccatcggccactgcgctcgaacccagaaccttcttgctgtgaggcgacagtgctagctaGAAAATTCTCTTTATTATAAaaaatgtttgatggattttggattcttctcgggcggcacggtggtgcagtggttagcacttcctcctcagagcaagaaggtcctgggttcgcggccggcgagggcctttctgtgtggagtttgcatgttctccccgtgtccgcgtgggtttcctccgggtgctccggtttcccccacagtccaaagacatgcaggttaggttaactggtgactctaaattgaccgtaggtgtgaatgtgagtgtgaatggttgtctgtgtctatgtgtcagccctgtgatgacctggtgacttgtccagggtgtaccccgcctttcacccgtagtcagctgggataggctccagcttgcctgcgaccctgtagaacaggataaagcggctacagataatagatggatgcatTCTTCTCAGCTTCTTTTTGCTGAACCTGTGGATTTGTCAGAACAGCTTTACTTTGTGGCTTTATCAGTCAAATACATACAAAAACActtatcagtccccccaggattctgcgggccttttttgtgattgttgcgggctaaaatgtctgatgttgtggggggggttccaaaaaaaattgtggtgaaagttgcggtgtattttaggtttttgttgcgattacattgcgggaggaagtgaaagttgcgagaaattgttgcgattttctctttttgtgattaaaattgagtgatatgttaaataataagttattactgaaaaactattgattaaaagaacaaaagacactgagaaatggtcctataaacaactttaccaatataaaagattaccaggactacagaaatgcagaaaaataggctttacttatccaaatgctcctgttggttcaaaagttaaagtgcagagaacctcacagcacaacatgaagttaccttaaaatataatataaatgcctcagctttcatgtaagaaaaagaaaactattaatactagtactgtgtgcaggcagtctctcctgaagactaaattaaacaataattataaactaataaaataaatggctcaggcttcattgaagaaaaaaaacaatttgaacagaatctcacagtatgatgctgaagctgcctaaacaatggaaaataaaataccattttggcaaaaacgttgacatccattaatttcttgtattaagtaaaaaataaagtgcacacagtccttcactgtaaacataacacactttcagtaagagaatttaagcctatataaacactgactcgcacatgcagtgttgcaagatactgctgacgttttccagcctaaaatatgttcaaaatgcactttaaaccgcccaatctggcaacactgcgcacatgctgcttctcttgaacgtagacacggaagtaaggtggaaggtagtttgtcgacgtcacctcaagacgacgccaacaattggtcaaatttgtgggaaagttgcggtgattggatataactgtaaccccgccctgaattcgcggggattggttgaatttgcaaatcgcaacatcgcgaaatccgggAGGGTCTGTTATATGATGTCAAATGAACTTTTAATAATCTTGAGTAAGTTTTTAGGATTAGATTTTGTTCTTGGTCCGCAAAACACACGGCAAGAGACCGAATCCCCCAGTGAATTATTTTGGGAAGTGCATAAATTACTGACAGTCAGTGGtctttgtgatatgatcagaagtgactgaagttatctgtgaatgtgcccacaattcaaggtttatgatgacttaactacaaatatctaaAACACAACAAAATCAGATTTTCAGTGCCCGTTTCAGGAATAACTTGCCAACAGCTGACCCATAACATGCAGAGCAGCAGAAAACGAAAGTTTAACATGAGACGGTAAAACTGTGCgatttttgacacgattttcactcgtgcgactactttggatatcgggccgagttttggctcaatcgtgcgtctcggatcgtgtagtatacatggggtaacgacaagcgatgaacacctcacgacctcctcccgatcaatcggatgaaaatcaaacctgtttgaaatcctggtcgcccatcgcactgttgaagcagtgtcacgagccgatttacctcaacctgtcacactacacGTGCGCaaacacagatacggaagagaaaacagagacttccggtctcctcttcttcacgttgcagttccggatacaagaatctgACGAGTCatgtatggaagtacagtgtgagcagtcagatcgcatccgagcatcggatcgtatagtgtgagaacaggaatcgtaagctgcgtgctgtttacccctgcgattcacttatacagtgtgagcagcagctgaataccgcgattgaaaaaaatcgcacagtgtatgcccagtttAATTCTGGCTTCTCATCCCTAAACAATCATAATAAACCTCTTACTATATGAAGAGTGTTTTATTTTGATTATTGTGACCATTCCACGCTGAAATGAgagttgtgcaaaaaaaaaaaaaagacttctgtGCTAAATGACCAGATACCCTAGCGACCTTCTGAGAGGATTATTTATATACTAGCTCTAGGaagaaatatccatccattatctgtagccgctttatcctgttctacaaggtcgcaggcaagctggagcctatcccagctgactacgggcgaaaggcggggtacaccctggacaagtcgccaggtcatcacagggctgacacatagacacagacaaccattcacactcacattcacacctacggtcaatttagagtcaccagttaacctaacctgcatgtctttggactgtgggggaaaccggagcacccggaggaaacccacgcggacacggggagaacatgcaaactccgcacagaaaggccctcgccggccacggggctcgaatccggaccttcttgctgtgaggcgacagcgctaaccactacaccaccgtgccgcccggaagaaATATCATTAAATATTATTCAAAATATCACTTAAGCCATGATATCCATACTGAATTGATGTATAAACATGTAAAGGCTACTTTCTCACTCCTGAAGTCTCTCTCCTTGGTTTATTTGAGGTTCATCAGATCAATAAAAGCATGAGACTTCTCTGAAAATGAGCTCacctgtttgtttttcttttatccaACAGAAGATTTCATTGATCGTTACCTTTTGCAAAAGCTGCTGGGAAAAGGATCCTTCGGTTCGGTCTATGCAGGTGTTCGGAGATCAGATGGGGCAAAGGTGAGTATCAGCACATACAGTTAACTGGCACTGAACACAAGACCTGCAGATCATTACATATTACTGAGGTAACATATGAAACAAAAAGGCAGTTACATGTTTTCTAAATTAATTGCTGTGTATTAAATTAAGGCCTAATTTTATGTAAGAGTTTATATCAGATAAGCAGAAGTTAGTTTTCACTTACACTTGGAAACTGTACTCAAGTTAACTGAGAACAGTGAAGCTAAATCTGTTTGTCTTACAGGTGGCTGTGAAATTCATAAAGAATTATAAGGATTACCCATACGTCACCCTTGTAAGTGAACTTACATTATTGATTTTCCAAATGAAAATCACTTTCTAACTCAAAACATATGAAATGTGAACGTTATAAAACTTTAATcacaattttattcttcaaatcatcattgacttagacaacctttgtcattcagtatgcaacaagtgtacaccgaacgaaatttcgttgcaatttggctcagcacagaattaaatatgaagtgtattaaattaaattatgcagcagcaaaaatatgataaagtgcaatagtataaagtgacctgtggaattaggaatgttcaagttataaatttagagtttgggtttggagttcagcagtctggtgacctgggggaaaaagctgttacagaacctggtggtcctgcgccgaatgctgcggaacctctttccagaggccagaggggagaacagtccatagtgagggtgtgaggggccactgatgatgtttctggctcgagacatgcagcgccttggtgccatgtcctgaatggagggaagagaagtcctaaTGAttctctctgctgtcctcaccactctccttaCATTCTTCCagccagaggcactgcagcctccgcaccacacagagatgcagctggttagaacgctctcgatggtgcttctgtagaatgtagtgaggatgggtgggggcaggtgggctctcctcatcctatgcaggaagtgcagacgttgctgtgccttcttgaccagtgacgcggtgttcacagaccaggtgaagttgtctgtgatgtgcacccccaggaacttggtgctattgagcACCTCCACGGCCGTGTCATTGAGGAGAAGCGGAGcgtggctgggttggtttttcctgaagtcgacaatgatctctttagttttgtccacgttcaggatcaggttgttttgcCGGCatcagctgctccacctcctctctataggccatccctgatgaggcccaccactgttgcgtcgtccgcaaacttcacaatgtggttgccgTTATGACATTGATTTCAGTTGCATTTTGATCAGCTTGATTTTGACTTCATACATTTCTGTCCGATCCAGTACTAACCGTGTCCACTCTGTTTTTAGCCCAGTGAAAGACAGAGACTCCCTCTTGaggtggcactaatggaactcgtGTCTAAGCCACCTCACTGTCCACATGTGATAGAGATGGTGGAATGGTTTGAGATGACCACAATGTTCATCTTGGTCCTGGAGCGGCCCGAGCCCTGCGTTGATCTCTTCCAGTACTGTAGAAGTGTGAAGGTGTCTGAAAATAACGCTCAAGTTATCATGCAGCGAATTGTCAACGCTGCACGTCACTGCCATGACCGAGGTGTGATCCATCGTGACATCAGGGATGAAAACGTTCTCATAAATCCTCAGACGCTTGAAGTGAAGCTGATCGATTTCGGCTGTGGTGATCTGCTTAAGGACACGCCCTACACGGAATATGCAGGTAACTGCACCTTGGAGATTAATAGATTTGATGGGAATTCAATGGTGGATCATTTCTGCGATCTTACTGATGATACTCTTTCTCTGTCTTTCATTCAGGTTGCTTGGATTATGAACCTCCTGAATCGATCGTTGAAGGAAAGTACGAGGCGGAACCTGCCACCGTCTGGGGTCTTGGCATATTCCTGTACACACTATTATGTGGAGCAGAACCTTTTGATGCAGCACAAGAGATTGTTAATGGACACCTGGACTTTCCTTCTAATCTGTCTGAAGGTGAGAAAATACAGAAGCTTTACCTTCAAGCTTGCACACAAAGCTGGAAAACTTCAACAGCAAAGTAGATAGAAttataatcatttttaaaaatggcTAACTGAAAGAAAATATAATATGCAGACATGTTTCAGAAGTTTACCAAATTTCAGTTTTAACCAGTTACATTACTGCACACACAGCTTCCTGCAGTCTGATACAGTGGTGCCTGCAACGAAACCCCAAAAGACGACCAACACTGGAGCAGATCCTCACACATCACTGGTTCTGGGGACATGTTAATGAAGAACAACAGAATAAATCCAAATAAACTGAGCCGTGTGAGTGTAAAATGTTCAGGGCATGTGGATTGTACTACATCAGTAATGAGTTGTGCAACAACAGATTGTTATGCTAACAATATTAAATGCAAGCAAATGAAGGTATTAGGCTGAGGATATTGTTTATTATAGATGGATTATTGTAGATATTTTGTATATCATTAACaagtattccacaaaatcgagtcgtacatgagctgatagccgacgaggcgcgtagcaccgagtcggctataagccatgtatgactagATTTCCTTCTTGAGGGGTTTTCGGCGGTTGGCAaactaacttaaaggtgcattactgccaccagtgATGGGCGGTAGCGCTGCTACATGTAGCGAAGCTATTAGTTTAATTACATTTTCCTGTAGCTTGGCAGTAGCGTTGCTGATTTCTGAATCAAATAACTTTTTAGTAGTTACATTATTATTTTGATCAAGTAGCGACATAGCATCCACAAAAACTACAATTTCCAGGACATGTATGAGAAAAGCAGAGGCTTGCTCTACAGTATGATTTTGAAACGCAATAATCAGACTGAAATAAAGCATGTTCATGCGCGAGCTTCTACTCTGCTTGTCTGGCTTTCGAAACGCATGCGTATGGCAGTGGAACAAGCAGAGCGACTGAGagcagtgcgcgcacacacagcaCAAGAGGATGGAAGAAGAGACAGGAGGAAAGTGAGAAGAGCCGTCCACTGATGTCACGCTGTGGCCTTATCTGTAAAAAATATAGGACACTTGTTGAATCGTCAGAGAAAAAATACGTGTTTAAATGTGTGCTTTGCAATCCCAATACCAAACTGTTGTCGACGTCTAAGACATCCAACACCAACCTCAGAACCCACATTTAGGTGAATTAATTTCCCTACTGCAGTAGGCTAtaatgaaatgtgtgtgtgtaaaataatacccTACAGTTTGACTCAGAATTGAACGAAAACGAGGGAATAACATCATGTTAACGCATGCTGACTAGCAGGGGGAAACTAGCCTACAAAAGTGGTGGTACTAGCCTGTCTAAGATAATTTATCCACCGTCTCTGGTCAAAGTGTTTTTTAAAGCTTAGGCTACATGTAGTTTTTATCATTGTGAAATTAGATTAGCATATACAttggtgtttttaatcaataggCTCCAGTTATTCAGATATTCAGAGTGACGTTCAAGGTCCTAGGCCGGGAGtctccaaccttttttttttcctccgagAGCTACTTTGACAAAATCAGTGTGGCCAAGTGCTACTCTACAACTATTTTACAGCATTTATCTATTGGCCTACTGATAGAGTACTGTAGATGTTACATCCTTTATCATACTCACTTGCAGTACTCATCTAAAGTGTCATCTAAACTTGTAGAGAGAAAAATATTTTAACTAACTTTTTTGGTCCCTTTTTCCATAGTAGTCAAATCTGATGAGCACTACTAACATCAACTCTCATCAGAGAGCAGTAGAACTGGGATATTATCATGTTATAGCTACCAGACAGaaagtttacacaaatctgttatttacatttcatttgtaaatgcagccttgtagtagagtagccaatcagaacccacgattgctcatatccagtgactgtggatagaataacagatATTGTAGtttacatatttatttatatagtcTAATGTCGTTACAATATACATTTCTTATATTACATATGCTGGAAAGCGTAGAACCATAAATttagttttaattttttaaatattattgactttttaaaatttcttttttttttctgattttgctATGCATTTTGGATTGTACATTTGGTGCAagataaatgttttgtttttatggaactgaacatcatggaatttttttttgcagatgaaattaataaaataaaggtACATTTACACTGTACCATCATCATCTTTGGATTCATGCATGTTGTAAGTACACAAGATTTAGAGaaacatatacagcacacatttatcaatcaaatcaaatcaaggttCATTTTGTGTGTTTGTATCAAGTATTTTCTACTCCTACACATTCAGGAGCATTTTGCTTGCACGGTGAATGAAGGAAAAGGGCTATAAAGGGCACAGTTAGCGTGCACATATCAGGACAGAAGCTTTTTGAAGTATTAtcattgtcatgtttgtttctagccatgtttatgactctgctttcagtttcgtttgtgtttttttgtaaatatcacacctgctaataaacattcttcctgcacttagacccatctactgccacatacctgacagaatacttgcaaagtctctgtgctAATTGCGCTCAAATCACTATCAGGCGTTTCCCATAGCGACTGGGACCGAAGTGCGCGCACAATGCGCTCTGAAGAGTCTCCGAATCTAAATGCACCTCAGTGAAAGTGGCTCTGCAGAGCCGCTGTgctgttgctcatgttcactgtacaagaatgagcaccttgctgtagttgtgaaattaatttttttttattcttactttcgtggaaatgaaatgagcataccatagggtttttgacctctccgttcaACACAGAGTCCTGCCGAATGTTTCTTCTCCTTCTAcctttagaaatctctctagttcCATCCCCCGATGCTGAATTACTTTtgataaataaagaaaataaataaataaataaataaaaccctgaTGCCTTTGTTTAAGGTCAAAAGGATTCGCacgtccaaaaatgcagcaaaaccttcccatactgatcaataacaactaattcATCCGAATGAAACACTACAAGCGTGccctgtcatggcggcatagttaccgttgctatggggtcgcatgatggtgcaaagcctctattgccagggagacagacacggcAAAGATGGACGCTGAAACATTTgtagctgtcacttttgtcttggcttcaacatttatttcgctcaagtatcacttctggaacaaaactgaatagatactctggtcaaaagataacttcccattattttaacatctataaagtaaaaataaccacattattTCGTTATTAATAAACACTTTACATCTCTACGAATGTTATTAGCCTCAGTCACATATGCTATAACTATTAACTGACACATACATGACAAAAACATAATGGTTTAATTCTCACCTCAGGAAAAAAAGGAAGggaaaagaaagaacaaaaacaTGGACCAGTAGATGGCTGCTGAGGAAAAGGGACTGACAGAGCGCCTGAAAAACTCTTTTTCAGATCCTGAAGTTCGTACCGTTTCACCCTTGAGTTCCACAAGTAGTcatgctctgtatgtgaattaaATCAgacaagaagtttgacaatctctattacaactcacaaaataaacaaaaaaacaaacaaaaaaatcatgaGTTGCCCgtcacttttaacttgatgcaAGAGCGCTAACGTTATCCCTACAGAGCTagcaataccccttttccaccaaatcagttccagggctggttcggggccagtgctggtgctggttcacaactcgttcaacttgcgaaccagctgagaaccagtttgcttttccatagctcgcggtgctaaggggagccatgtcattacatcgctgtatacgtcagttatgtcgctgtgtttgcataaaccttggcgcgaacatcgaagcaacaacaacaataagaataataataatggatgacttcgcgtttgtacagctgctgcttctcgtcgcttaaaaatggcgaccttttgcggtcttgctattgttgttgggctTAACAACTCCCAGAACGTAAGCAgaatgtaagcagttctttcctctggcccagcagagagttggtgctagcctggaaccagtttttctggccccagagccagttctttgtcagtggaaacagaaaacccgattccaaactaagcactggccttgaaccagccctggaactgctttggtggaaaaggggcaaatgtggaatatcttgaaaaatattgGTGCATCAACTAAAAACAAGGCTCAACCGAGCACTGTTGGTCTTGATATTGACAATGACATACGCTATGATCATGTAAAAGTATGTAACAAGtttaatgagtttttttttttttacaactgtTGCATCATGTCTAGTCCATAAACTACCCAAAAGCACTGGTAAATATGGTAGAACTCACGTTCAGCAATTTTATAACAATGCTGTGAATGTTTTTTGTCTTTCCCAGGTATCTACAGAGGATGTTTACAAGATCTTGTCTAATCTAAAATGCAGATGACTCAGCCCTTATTGTGGCAAACAAGAGTCCTGAGGCTATCCAACATTGATTCCATTTCCCTTGAAAGTCTATCAGAGAATGGCTGATTGACAATAGGCTCTCCCTACATCTCGGCAAAACCAAGTCAATTCTCTTTGCTTCAAAGAGAAAACTTGACAAAATAAATTCCATTCAGGTGCAATGTACTGGCAACAAACTTGCATGCTGCTCACATGTCAAGTATCTGGGCTTAACTTGAGATCAACCTCTGAATGGAGAAAGCATTGTGGATAATATAGTTTTAAAAAAACCCTAATGCTAAACCAAAGTTTCTCTATCGGCAAGTAAATCACGTGACCCGAGAAACAAAGAAATTGCTCGTATCGGCCCTTGCTCAAAGTCACTATGACTATGTCAGTACTGCATGGTATTCTGGGTTATCGAAAAAGTTCCAAAATAGACTACAGGTATCCCAGAATAAATTAATTCAGTATATTTTGAATGCACCAGCCAGAAGTCATATTGGTGCTGAGGAATTTAAGCAGGCCAATATCATATGTCACCAGTGAGTATACCTGTTGCCCAGTTGAAGCttaatcagggatgagagtgggtggtcaccaaaaaagcagaaaacaagatggcgcccgaagccgggggtctgggagggatacccccccaggaaaattttgaaaaataaggccttacaaaccacttttcctgcaatctgagctgtagtagataaaaaatctgttgtcttttttatatatttacatgaaaatatgtttcaaatcaataggagtattgtttgaattcaaaataaaatcacattctacattcaagggtatggttataatttatgatcaacaaaaatgacaaactaaattcacattaaacataagttttattaattatcaaaatgttcatataccagtattaaataaaatttcttagggagaaaaggtcagtcaccctatgtcctcattagctgcatatgatttcaaagtcttttgaaatatttaagttttcaaaactgtcagcattaattcagatttactgaccatcatatacatgttcaatgtattaaatcaaacgaatgctaagtttatgggataatgtatatgtacactttatacaattatttatagttcacagtcacttctcattttcatttaatcatttcgacttcttcttcagccttttggccaaagacaaaagcttgtcagtcctctctctgttttttataccagcatcgatttcacgtaccttcgcttcgtctcgcttgtcaattgtattcggcattttgagtaaagaagctgatacgaaagagaaacgtatttttgaagcgcagcgacgatgaacatgtgcaagtttcgataaaatagaacgatgcgggtacttttgtaagaactgttatgattggcttttgttctctcccacactcttgtaagaattgttatgattggctatcatgctctcgccagcgatgttttggccaattacattataGATAACacatattctaccgcgagacttagcgagactaaagatggcaaaaatgtaaacatgtaacatcgtcgtacgcttgagtatcacgaaggaacataccccaaccccctcaatgaaaaaaaaaatctcaacggatttggcataatatcgatttttgctcagaaaaagcggaaatccgccgaaaagcggaaaactctcatccctgcttaaTCTTGTTTTCAAAATTCTAATGGTTCTGCCCCAAATGTTTTGGCCCAAGGCTTCAACTATACAAATGAACTCCATTCAGTCAATACAAGATCTAGTGCATCATCCTTGCAGATACCTAGGGTCAAGTGTTTTGGTAAATCTAGTTTCCATTACACTGGTATTCAGGCAAGGAACAGTCTTCCTTCAGAGTTACACTACATACAAGATCTGTCCAATTTTAAGAAAGCTGTAAAAAGTCTTTATTTTAATCAGATATCATACCAGCAGAGAAACACTTTACTATTAGCTTCCATTGTGGTCTGTATTAACATTCACTAGTCACGTTTTCTTCTTGTAAATTTATTCTAGTTTTTACTCTGGTGCTGTCCTTTTTGtttccatattattattattattattatattgataTTGTTAGTATTACTATTTTTTggtattattattactgttgttgtttatattttgggtatTTACTTAGTATGGTAACCATGGCTGTCTGTGATAAGTctctgggaccacaatggaaacaagtattcacaattttttttgtgtaatcctgttttttatgccatgttcatactgtatattgtacagaccctccaggatttcgcgatgttgcgatttgcaacttcaacgcaaattcaaccaatccccgcaaattcagggcggggttgcaattatatccaatcaccgcaactttcccacaaatttgaccaagcgttgg
The DNA window shown above is from Neoarius graeffei isolate fNeoGra1 chromosome 18, fNeoGra1.pri, whole genome shotgun sequence and carries:
- the LOC132865775 gene encoding serine/threonine-protein kinase pim-2-like, producing MGERQEDFIDRYLLQKLLGKGSFGSVYAGVRRSDGAKVAVKFIKNYKDYPYVTLPSERQRLPLEVALMELVSKPPHCPHVIEMVEWFEMTTMFILVLERPEPCVDLFQYCRSVKVSENNAQVIMQRIVNAARHCHDRGVIHRDIRDENVLINPQTLEVKLIDFGCGDLLKDTPYTEYAGCLDYEPPESIVEGKYEAEPATVWGLGIFLYTLLCGAEPFDAAQEIVNGHLDFPSNLSEASCSLIQWCLQRNPKRRPTLEQILTHHWFWGHVNEEQQNKSK